A window from Ornithorhynchus anatinus isolate Pmale09 chromosome X4, mOrnAna1.pri.v4, whole genome shotgun sequence encodes these proteins:
- the HDHD5 gene encoding haloacid dehalogenase-like hydrolase domain-containing 5 isoform X2, producing the protein MAAGRAPHWARLRGRLLRAAGRIASRAFAAGGPDQVSPEQVVLSHSPLRLLSRFHERRVLVSGQGPVAENARSLGFRDVVTVDELRLAFPLLDTVDLERRPKATPPPTLGFRPIEAVVLLGEPVRWETSLQLILDVLLSHGSPGGVPDATPYPHLPVLACNTDLLWMAEAGTPRFGHGTFLLCLESIYRKVTGRELIYEALAGKPSLLTYRYAQHVIQQQARARGWHAPIRSLYAVGDNPMSDVYGANLFHRSLRPGVPGDAETCEAILVRTGVFGPRTASDRPFHGPRDFPDDPGLARAAHVVRDVDEAVRLVLRKEGWETD; encoded by the exons ATGGCGGCGGGCCGGGCTCCCCATTGGGCCCGGCTGCGGGGCCGCCTCCTCCGGGCCGCCGGCCGGATTGCCTCCAGGGCCTTCGCCGCCGGGGGGCCCGACCAG GTGAGCCCGGAGCAGGTGGTCCTCTCCCACAGTCCCCTGCGCCTGCTCTCGCGCTTCCACGAGCGCCGCGTGCTGGTGTCCGGCCAAGGGCCGGTGGCGGAGAACGCCCGCAG CCTGGGCTTCCGGGACGTGGTGACCGTGGACGAGCTGCGCCTGGCCTTCCCCCTCCTGGACACGGTGGACCTCGAGCGGCGGCCCAAGGCCACG ccTCCCCCGACCCTCGGCTTCCGCCCCATTGAAG CGGTGGTCCTGCTGGGGGAGCCGGTCCGTTGGGAGACCAGCCTGCAGCTGATCCTGGACGTCCTCCTGAGCCACGGCAGCCCCGGCGGCGTGCCGGACGCCACCCCCTACCCGCACCTGCCCGTCCTGGCCTGCAACACGGACCTCCTGTGGATGGCCGAAGCCGGGACCCCCAG GTTTGGCCACGgcaccttcctcctctgcctggagAGCATCTATCGCAAAGTGACGGGCCGGGAGCTGATTTACGAGGCCCTGGCGGGCaaacccagcctgctcacctaCCGCTACGCCCAGCACGTGATCCAGCAGCAGGCCCGGGCGCGGGGCTGGCACGCCCCCATCCGCTCCCTCTACGCCGTCgg GGACAACCCGATGTCGGACGTCTACGGCGCCAACCTCTTCCACCGGTCCCtgcggccgggggtcccgggggacgCCGAGACCTGCGAGGCCATCCTGGTCCGCACGGGGGTGTTCGGCCCCCGGACGGCGTCGGACCGGCCGTTCCACGGGCCCCGCGACTTCCCGGACGACCCCGGCCTGGCCCGGGCGGCGCACGTGGTCCGGGACGTGGACGAGGCCGTGCGCCTGGTGTTGCGGAAGGAGGGCTGGGAGACGGACTGA
- the HDHD5 gene encoding haloacid dehalogenase-like hydrolase domain-containing 5 isoform X1 — MAAGRAPHWARLRGRLLRAAGRIASRAFAAGGPDQAAPTFGFLLDVDGVLVRGHRVIPAASAAFRRLADRRGRLRAPVVFVTNAGNCRRHDRARELSGLLGLEVSPEQVVLSHSPLRLLSRFHERRVLVSGQGPVAENARSLGFRDVVTVDELRLAFPLLDTVDLERRPKATPPPTLGFRPIEAVVLLGEPVRWETSLQLILDVLLSHGSPGGVPDATPYPHLPVLACNTDLLWMAEAGTPRFGHGTFLLCLESIYRKVTGRELIYEALAGKPSLLTYRYAQHVIQQQARARGWHAPIRSLYAVGDNPMSDVYGANLFHRSLRPGVPGDAETCEAILVRTGVFGPRTASDRPFHGPRDFPDDPGLARAAHVVRDVDEAVRLVLRKEGWETD, encoded by the exons ATGGCGGCGGGCCGGGCTCCCCATTGGGCCCGGCTGCGGGGCCGCCTCCTCCGGGCCGCCGGCCGGATTGCCTCCAGGGCCTTCGCCGCCGGGGGGCCCGACCAG GCCGCGCCGACGTTCGGGTTCCTGCTGGACGTGGACGGGGTCCTGGTCCGGGGTCACAGGGTCATCCCCGCGGCCTCCGCCGCCTTCCGCAGGCTGGCGGACCGGCGCGGCCGCCTCCGCGCGCCCGTGGTCTTCGTCACCAACGCCGGCAACTGCCGGAGGCACGACAGGGCCCGGGAGCTGTCCGGCCTGCTGGGTTTGGAG GTGAGCCCGGAGCAGGTGGTCCTCTCCCACAGTCCCCTGCGCCTGCTCTCGCGCTTCCACGAGCGCCGCGTGCTGGTGTCCGGCCAAGGGCCGGTGGCGGAGAACGCCCGCAG CCTGGGCTTCCGGGACGTGGTGACCGTGGACGAGCTGCGCCTGGCCTTCCCCCTCCTGGACACGGTGGACCTCGAGCGGCGGCCCAAGGCCACG ccTCCCCCGACCCTCGGCTTCCGCCCCATTGAAG CGGTGGTCCTGCTGGGGGAGCCGGTCCGTTGGGAGACCAGCCTGCAGCTGATCCTGGACGTCCTCCTGAGCCACGGCAGCCCCGGCGGCGTGCCGGACGCCACCCCCTACCCGCACCTGCCCGTCCTGGCCTGCAACACGGACCTCCTGTGGATGGCCGAAGCCGGGACCCCCAG GTTTGGCCACGgcaccttcctcctctgcctggagAGCATCTATCGCAAAGTGACGGGCCGGGAGCTGATTTACGAGGCCCTGGCGGGCaaacccagcctgctcacctaCCGCTACGCCCAGCACGTGATCCAGCAGCAGGCCCGGGCGCGGGGCTGGCACGCCCCCATCCGCTCCCTCTACGCCGTCgg GGACAACCCGATGTCGGACGTCTACGGCGCCAACCTCTTCCACCGGTCCCtgcggccgggggtcccgggggacgCCGAGACCTGCGAGGCCATCCTGGTCCGCACGGGGGTGTTCGGCCCCCGGACGGCGTCGGACCGGCCGTTCCACGGGCCCCGCGACTTCCCGGACGACCCCGGCCTGGCCCGGGCGGCGCACGTGGTCCGGGACGTGGACGAGGCCGTGCGCCTGGTGTTGCGGAAGGAGGGCTGGGAGACGGACTGA